GCAAACCATTAGCGCTGGCAAAATCAAAAACTGCCGGACGCATGTCTGCTTCGGAACGGAATGTGAGTTCCCACGTCATGTCATGTACATTTTTGTAGGCGACCAGTTCCGGGATGGCAGCGATGAGCTGTTCCTCGACCTTGAAGTCGAATTCGACCTCAATGATCTGCTCGGCCCTTTCCTTGAGGTTGGTCAGCTTCTTGTCAGTGACGATTTTTCCCTTATTGATGATGATCACGCGGTCGCAGATGGCTTCCACTTCCTGCATGATGTGCGTAGAGAGAAACACGGTTTTGTCTTTGCCAACATTGCGGATGACGTTGCGGATTTCGACCAATTGGTTCGGGTCGAGTCCGGTGGTGGGCTCGTCGAGAATCAACACGTCAGGGTTGTGCAGCAGGGCATTGGCCAATCCTACGCGCTGGCGGTATCCTTTCGAAAGTTGCCCGATTTTCTTGTGGCTTTCCGGTGACAGGCCGGTCAGGGTGATGACTTCCTCAACCCTTTGCTTTTGTACTTTGTACACGTCGGCATTGAAGGCTAGGTATTCGCGTACATACAGGTCGAGGTACAGCGGATTGTGTTCCGGCAGGTAGCCAACCGACTGCTGCACGGCTTTCTGGTCTGTCCGGACATCGTGCCCGTTTACTGACGCAGTGCCTTCGTCAGCGCTGAGGTAGGTGGTCAGGATTTTCATCAGCGTGGATTTACCGGCGCCGTTCGGACCTAAAAAACCTACGATTTCTCCCTTGTCGACCGTAAAGGTTACATTGTCCAGGGCTTTCTGGGTTCCGTAATGCTTCGAAATATTGCTGACCGATATTGACATGACAAAATGTATTTCGGCAAAAGTAAATAAATGCCGCGTTAATTTTTTCAAAAAAAAGCATTCATTTGTTGAAACGAAAACAAAATTTTCTATTTTAGCCCTGATAACAGAAAGCCCTGTTTGCTAAGGGCTTTTTACACCAATCTGTTTGTCACAATGAAAGATTGCTGTACGGTTATTTGAAAATTATTAATTCAAGACTAATATAAATCCCGGAGCGAACCGGGATTTTTTTGTGCTCTCAATTTATCAAAAGGGCATTGAAGGCCTTATCTTTGCAAAGAATTTTACCCACGCCAAAGTTATGAAGAACAACAAGGATATGAGGAAGTGGCTTGACGAATTTAAACTCGATCATCCACTGGTCATCGCGGGTCCATGCAGTGCCGAAACCCAGTCACAGGTGCTGCGGATCGCGCATGATTTGAAGGACTCGGATGTCAGTATTTTCAGGGCCGGGATCTGGAAACCCAGGACACGTCCGGGCGGTTTTGAAGGTGTGGGCGCAATAGGGCTCGAGTGGCTTCAGCGCGCCAAAGCGGAAACGGGCCTGCTCATGGCCGTCGAAGTGGCGAATGCCACACACGTCAAACTGGCACTGGAGCACGGTATCGATGTGTTCTGGATTGGCGCCCGGACGACGGTCAATCCTTTTGCAGTGCAGGAAATTGCGGAGACCCTCGCAGGAACTGACAAAATTGTACTGGTCAAAAATCCGGTCAATCCTGACCTTGCATTATGGATTGGCGGCGTCGAGCGGCTTTACAATGCCGGTATTCAAAAGCTTGGGGTAATCCACCGTGGGTTTTCGACCTATGAAAAGACCAAATACCGCAACATCCCGGAATGGCAGATTGCCATCGAACTGCAGAACCGTTTTCCGGACCTGCCATTGATTTGTGATCCCTCCCACATTACCGGCCGGCGTGACATGATCGCTGAGGTGTCGCAGCAGGCATTGGACCTCAATTATGACGGGCTGATGATCGAGACGCATGACGATCCTGACCACGCCTGGAGCGACGCCGCCCAACAGGTGACGCCGGCAGTATTGAAGGAAATTTTCAAGGAGCTCAAGGTCAGGAAGGCGTCTTCCGAAGAAGATGATTTCAATGCCGAAATGATCAAACTGCGCGCCCAAATCGATGTGGCCGACAGTAAAATCATTGAAATACTGGGCAACCGGATGAAGATTTCCGAACAGATCGGGGCGCTTAAAAAGACTAAAAATGTATCGGTATTGCAAAGCCAGCGCTGGAAAGAGATACAACAAAAAATGATCCTTGAGGGTGGGCAAAAGGGCCTCAGCGAGGAATTTATACTGCGGATATTCAGGGCGATCCATCAGGAAAGCATCACCCATCAGGAGAAAATCATCAACAGTTGATTTTAGCAAAAAAAATATTACTTTTGGCGCACACAAAACATAAAAAACAAGTAAAATGAAAAAATTTTTAGTACTGCTTACGTGCTTCGCGTTCGCAGGTATGTCGTATGCGCAGGCCGATGTCATTACAAAACACAATGGAGAAACCATTAAGGGAAAGGTGGTGAAACTCGAAGAGTACACCGTTATTTATCTCTACGAAGGTGAGGATGCCGAAAACACCATCAGCAAGTATGCGATTGAGAAAATCGTATACGGTAAAAGCGGCCGCGTCGAAAATGTCACTGACAAAATCGAAGTGACGTCCGAGAAAGACTGGGAAAAAGTCGTCATCCTCGAAGACAAGGCATACATCGCAGGCCTTAAGAAAGTGGACGAAGTAAGGGGAAAAACCGGATTGGTTAACTTCCAAACCGGCAATACCGGAGACAAGAAAGCTGAGAAGAAACTGAAGATGGATGCTGCCAAGTTAGGCTGTCCGTTTGTCTTGCTGACTGCTGATAAGTCTACAGTAGGCGCAACGTCTAACGGATTGGGCGGTTCGCAAAACATAAAAAAAGGTGTTGCTTACAAATACTAAAATTTGACAGCAGATCGCTCTCATAAAGTGCCAGCCTGACATTAGGCTGGTTTTTTTATTGCAGTTAGTGACAGTATTGCACGTCGGATGCGCAGAAAACTGCGCCGTCACAATTGAAAACTGCCGACTGAAATTCCTATCTTTGCCGCATGACAGGAACGGTTTATAAATCGACAGGGAGCTGGTATACGGTAAAGTCTGAAGCAGGGGATTTTGTCGAATGCAGGATGAAAGGAAAATTCCGGATGCAGGGAATCAAAAGCACCAATCCTATTGCGGTGGGCGATACCGTCGATTTTGAACTCGATGAGAAATCGGACAAGACGACGGGAGTCATTCATTACATCCATGACCGTAAGAATTACATCATCCGCAAATCTGTCAACCTGTCTAAACAGGTGCATATCATCGCGGCCAATATCGATCAGGTGTTCCTGCTCATCACGATCGATAACCCGCCTACCACGACCACATTTATCGACCGCTTCCTCGTGACTGCTGAGGCGTACGATATTGAAGCGGTGCTGGTATTCAATAAGATCGATACGCTTAATGAGCAGACGCTCGACGAGCAACTGTACCTACAGCATATTTATCAGGACATCGGCTACCGCTGCCTTCGTATTTCATCAACCGAAAAGAAAGGGATTGAAAAAGTACGCGATATGATGTTGGGCAAGGTAAGCATGTTTTCCGGCCACTCGGGCGTGGGCAAGTCGACTTTGGTCAACGCCATCGAGCCGAAACTGAGGCTTAAGACCACTGAGATTTCGGAGCAAAGCAAACAAGGTCAGCATACAACGACTTTTGCAGAAATGTATGATCTGACATTTAATGCCAAAATTATTGACACGCCGGGCATCAAAGGCTTCGGCATCGTTGACATGGAAAAGGACGAGATCAGCGATTATTTTCCGGAATTCTTTAAGCTCAAGGACCAGTGTAAATTCAACAACTGCCTGCATAAGGATGAGCCGCATTGTGCGATAAAGGCCGCATTGGAAGACGATCGCATCGCCTGGTCACGCTACAAAAGCTACCTGCAGATCCTTGAAGGGGATGACGAACATTACCGCACCGATATTTACAACGACGACCGTATGGCGAGTGATGAAACACGCAAGTCATGAGGGTGGTGATACAGAGGACGCTGTCGGCATCAGTAACCATTGGCGGACAGGTTGCCGCGGCGATAGGACAGGGGTTGCTCGTACTCGTAGGTATCGAAGAATCGGACACTGCTGAGGATATTGAATGGCTTGTGGGCAAGATTGCCAACCTCCGGATTTTCGCGGATGATTCTGGCGTGATGAACCTTTCGGTAAAGGATGTAGGTGGCGAAGTACTTATCGTGAGCCAGTTTACCCTGCATGCCATGACCAAAAAAGGCAACCGCCCCTCTTATATAAAGGCAGCAAGGCCTGAAACGTCAGTGCCATTGTACGAGGCGTTCGTGGCAGCGTTAGGGTCGATGCTTCCCGGTAAGATACGTACCGGTGTTTTTGCTGCCGATATGAAGGTGGCCTTAGTTAACGACGGCCCGGTGACGATCATCATCGATTCAAAAAATAAAGAATAAAGTTAAAGATTTCTTAAAAAAAGTTTACATTTGGAGAAAATGTAACCAAAATGAAAGTGTATTTCTCGTGCGCTTTTTTGTTACTCCTGTCATTCTCCGGCCATTGCCAAAAAGAAAATTATGCCGTTTCGCTGATTCCTGAAGGATTAAGGGAAAATGCGAATGCCGTCGTCCGGAGTGCGCTGACAGAGGTCGCAATCAATTCGCAGCGCAGCATGACAGTGTCTGAAAAAAGGGCGGTAACCGTATTGAACGAGTCGGGGCTCGACGACATCAATGCAACCGAATATTACGATTCCCGAAGAAAAATTACAAAAATCCAGGCGACCGTATACGACGCCTCCGGAAAGGAAATGAAAGCGTACAAGCGCAAGGATTTTAAGGATTTCAGCGCTGCGGACGGCTTCTCAGTATTTCAGGACAACAGGCTGCTCCATCTCGACTATACGCCTGTGCAATACCCGTTTACGTTTGTGTTCGAGAGTGAAGTGGAAACGTCAAACACAGCCTTCGTGCCTTCGTGGGCGCCGCTTGAGGGCTATTACATCAGCACCGAGAAGTCGGTGATGCATGTAACCTATCCGGAAGCGTTGGGCTTTAAATATAAGGAAACCAATTTTTCCCCGAAATTTTCAGTAAAACGTACTGACAACCCCGGAGATGTTATCTATGTCGCAGAGAACCTGCACGCGCTCAAAGGCGAAGACGCCAGCCCAAAATTCACTGACATCGTTCCGGTAGTGTACATGAAAGTTGAAAAATTCAATCTGGAAGGCGTTGATGGTTCGGCAAAAACCTGGGATGACTACGGGCGATGGTATTATGACAGCCTCCTGACCGGAACCGACGCGCTGCCCGAGGCCACACGCACTAAAATCAAGCAGCTCGTAGGGAATGAAAAGGACCCGCTTGAAATCGCACGGATCGTGTACAACTATGTGCAGAACAAGACACGCTATGTTAGCATACAGGTAGGTATAGGCGGTTACAAGCCCATGCCCGCGTACGATGTTGACAAGCTGGGCTATGGCGATTGCAAGGCATTGTCCAATTACACCCGGTCGCTGCTAAGTGCCGTCGGTGTCCCGGCATATAATGTATTGATTTATGGCGATCGGAGTGTGCGTAGTTTCCAGCCTGATTTTCCAGCACTGCAAGGCAACCACATGATTTTATGCATTCCCGATGGCGATCGTTTCATATGGCTTGAGTGTACAAGCCAGACCGCACCCTTTGGATATCAGGGTACTTTTACCGATGGCCGGGAGGCGCTCGTCGTAACGCCCGAGGGTGGCCGTATCGTCACGACCCCGGCGACAGCTGCCAGAGACAACAGCCAGATCAGCAAAGGCGCTTACAGCATTTCCGCAGAAGGCGATCTCAGGGCAAACGTCGAGATCATTTCCAAAGGTACACAATACGACAATGTGTATCAGCATGAGGCGCTATCGGCGACGGACCTGGATAAATTTTACAAAGACTATTTTTTTACGCTCAATAACCTCAAACTGGAGAAAGCGAGTTTTAAGAATGACCGGAAAGCCATCGCTTTCAGTCAGGACTTGCAACTTTCGGCGAAGGGATACACGAGTGTTTCAAGCGGGAAGATGATCTTTGCCCCAAACGTCTTCAATGTAAATCCGAATACGCCGAAGCGCTATCGAAACCGCGAGAATCCCTTTGAGGTGCTAAGGGGATATTACGACTACGATGAGGTTACGATTGCAATACCCGAAGGTTTTGAAGTGGAATTCCTGCCTGAGGATGCGGTTTTGAAGAGCAAGTTCGGGGAGTACCAGGCCAACGTAACTAAGGAAAAAGATGGCAGTATAAGGTACACCCGATCCGTAGTCATCAACAAGGGGCAGTATGATAAGGCGGATTACGAGCCATACCGGCTGTTCCGTGAGCAGATGTCGAAATATGACAATTCAAAAATTGTATTAACCAAAAAACAATAAATATGAGCCGAAATTTCAAATTCCTGATGCTTTGCCTGTTCGCCGTTTCTTCGGCTGTGGCGCAAAAATTTGAAATGGGGAAAGTGTCTGTGGAAGAGCTTCAGCAGCGATCACACCCCGCAGATTCTTCTGCGGAAGCGGCCATCCTATTCAAAAAAGGAGAAACGACGTTCGACTACAGCCCCGAACAGGGATTTTTAATGACCACGAAGGTCAGGACCCGAATCAAGATTTACAAGAAAGAAGGTTATGACTGGGCTAATTTCGCCCAGGATTATTATAAAGAAAATAACAACTCGCGTGAGCGGGTGTCGTTCTCAGATGCTGTTACCTACAACCTCGAGAATGGCAAGATCGTTAAGTCAAAACTTAAAAGTGATGGTGAATTTGATGAACAGGTTAACAAATTCTGGGGCAGGAAGAAAATAACGATGCCGAATGTCCGTGAAGGATCAGTGATAGAATACGAATACAGCGTCACTTCGCCGAATCTGACCAAACTCGACGATTGGGATTTCCAGACTTCGATTCCGGTGAACTACTCGGAGTACAAGACCGAGTTTCCGGAATATTTTGTGTACAAGACCAACCAAAGGGGATTTGTTTTTCCGAAAGTCACCACCGACAAAGCGATGAAATCTTTCTTAATCACCGGAAAAGAACGAACCGGTGGTGAAGGTTTCTCTACCGTTAAAACCACTTTCACTCAGGATAAGATCGATTACGAAGCGACCAAAACCACCTACATTGCTGAGAATCTCAAGGCCCTTAAGGATGAAGATTTTGTAAACAACATCCACAATTATACCGCCGGTGTTTCCCATGAATTGTCGGTGATCAAGTATCCGAACAGTCCGATGAAATTTCTTTCAACCGATTGGGTTTCTGTGGCCAAGAATATTTATGAAAATGACGATTTCGGCGCGGAGCTGAACAAATCCGGTTACTTCGAAGATGATCTCAAGGCACTCACCGCCGGCACGACTGTGATCGAGGAGAAAATTGGCGCAATTTATAATTACGTAAAGCAGCATGTAAAATGGAATGGCTTTTACGGATATTCCTGTAATGACGGTGTTCGTCAGGCATTTAAGGATAAAACCGGAAATGTAGCCGAAATCAACCTGATGCTCACCGCCATGCTGCGTGAGGCCGGCTTCAATGCCAATCCCGTCCTGGTCAGCACGCGGTCCCATGGCATATCGTTTTTCCCGTCCAGGGCCGCTTTCAATTATGTGATTGCCGCCATTGAGTACAATGGGAAGACAATTTTGCTTGATGCGACCGAGAAATTTGCACTACCCGGACTTTTACCCACGCGCGACCTGAACTGGCTCGGGCGGCTTATCCGGAAGGATGGGACATCTACGGAAATCGACCTGATGCCGTCAATCTTGTCGAAGGAAACGGTCAGCATCATCGCGGGTATGGATGCGACGGGCACGATCACCGGAAAGGTGCGAAACGTCATGACAGATTACAATGCCTTGTCATTCCGTCAGAGATACGCCGGGATGAAAGAGGACGACTATCTCGAGCGGCTTGAGAACAACAACAATAACATAGCCGTATCGGAGTATAAAAGAGAGAATGAATATGAGCTTTCGAAGCCATTGACTGAAACGTATTCAGTCAGCGACAGCAATGACACTGAAATCATCGGCGACAGGATCTACATCACCCCATTGCTTTTTATGAACGTCAAGTTAAATCCATTCCGTCAGGAAACGCGCGAATACCCGGTCGATTTTACTTTTCCGTTTGAAAAGAAATACAGTGTCACCATTGATGTTCCGGAAGGCTACACCGTGGAATCCCTGCCCCAGAATGTAAACTTCGCCACTGAAAGCAAGTTTGGTTCTTTCAAATACCTTATAGCCCAATCGGGAAATAAGGTCCAGGCCGTCATCACCCTTGATGTCCTTGCCTCAATTGTCGCCTCGGACGAGTATCCCGTACTCAGGGATTTTTTCCAGAAAGTGATTGACAAGCAGAATGAAAAAATAGTGTTTAAAAAAATCTAAGACATGCGTTCAGGACTAGTGCCGTTTTTGTTATTGTTGGTGGCCTTATGCAACGGCCAGAAATCGGAATCGGCGAAGGTCACCATCAAAGACCTCGAGATGAGGCGGCATCCGGCAGACAGTACCGCGGCGGCGGCAGTACTTTACAACAAAGGCGTTACCAAATTCAATTACAGCGCGGAAAAAGGATTTACGGCGGAACACATTTTCGAAATGCGCATCAAGATTTATAAGAAGGAAGGCCTTCAATACGCCAATTATGAAGTGCCGTATTATATCGGTTACGAAAACCTCAATCCGGATGTGCTCAATGTGACCGATGCCGTGACCTATAATATCGTAAACGGCAAGGTCGAAAAAACAAAAATCGGCAGCGAAGGAAAATTCACTGAGAAAGTCAATAAGAACTGGAAAACGGTGACCATTACGTTGCCAAATGTGAAAGTCGGATCGATTATCGAATTCCGCTACACCCTCAAGAGTGAAGACTTGATGAGTTTCCCGACATTCGTGTTTCAACGGGATATTCCCGTCGATTATGTAGAATACCGGACGGAGATCCCGGTAACGTACGGGTACAAACCGGTCATTAAAGGACTTTTTAAAGGCATCGAATATAAGAGCGCTGTTGAGTCAAATTCCATCGGTTTCCGCAACGCGACCACGACACGAACGGACTATCTCGAATTCAACCAGGTCACGACAACCTACATCGGCAAGAGCATCGCGGCCCTCAGGCCAGAGCCGTTGGTGGACAATGTCGAAAATTATCGCAGCGCCATCGACCATGAGCTCGAGGTCATCCGTGAGCGTGATGAACGCAACAACCAGGATTTTTCGAAGACCTGGGAGGGCGTCGCGCGCAAGATTTACAAAAGGGCGGAGTTTGGGAAACAGTTGGAACGCAACGACTATTTCGACGGAGAATTGCGGCAATTGCTCAACGGAGTGGAAGGCAACGATGAACGCGTCAAGGCCATTTTCGGCTATGTGAAGGCGAAAATGAACTGGAACGGGGAATTTGGTTATCTGACTGATAAAGGCGTACAGAAAGCATGGGTTGACAGGACGGGCAACAGTGCGGAATTGAACTTTATCCTCACCGCGATGCTCAATGCCGCCGGGGTCACCGCCTATCCGGTTTTGGTCAGCACCGTGGGGCATGGCATTCCGGTGTACCCGAACCAGACAGGATTCAATTATGTTTTGACGGCCTGCAATTTTAATGGAAAGCAAACGCTGCTGGACGCCTGTACAAGGAAAGCGCCACCGGGAATCCTGCCGCTGTATGCCTTGAACTGGAACGGGAGGCTTATCGCCAGGGATGGGAATTCGGAGGAAATAAATATGCAGCCGCAGGCCTCTTCGAAAAACAATACTTCGATTGTGGCGACACTGGATGACACCGGCCACCTCAAAGGGCAGGTCCGTGTGTACAAAACCGATTACGAAGCATTTGGTTACCGACAGCAATTTGGCGGAATGAACCAGGACCAGTATCTGGAACGTCTTGAAAATGACCTGAACAAGATTGCTATAAGCCACTATTCGGTTGAAAATACGGAAGACCTCACGGAGCCTATTAAGGAAGCTTTCGATTTTACCTCAGACGGCCTGGCGGAAATCATCGGGGATCGGATGTACCTGAGCCCTTCCTTATTTTTACAGCAACCCAAAAATATCTTTACCGGCGATGAGCGTCAGCTGCCCGTGTTTTTTGGCTACCCGAAACAATCTAAAATTGTAGTCACCTTAGAAATTCCCAAAGGATATAGTGTAGAATCGATACCTTTGCCGATGTCTGTGGCAACGCCTGAAAATGTAGCCGCCTTCCGTTACGAAGTCAAATCATTGGGGAATAAAATCCAGGTTTCCATCAGCAGCGAAGTCAATAAGATGCTGGTCTCCCAGGATTTTTATCCGGTGCTGAAGGATTTTTTCCAAAAGCTGACCGACAAACGCAACGAAAAATTGGTTTTAAAAAAGCTGTAATATGAATCTCAAGAATGCCCAACTCGACGTCGACAACTGGATTAAGGAACACGGTGTCCGTTATTTTAACGAATTGACCAATATGGCCCAGCTGACTGAAGAAGTGGGCGAGGTGGCCCGCATCATCGCCCGACGCTACGGAGAACAATCTGAGAAGGAAAGTGATAAAAATAAAGACCTGGGTGAAGAACTGGCTGACGTGGTTTTCGTAGTTTTGTGTCTGGCAAATCAAACCGGTATTGACCTTCAGGCAGCTTTCGATAAGAAAATGGACCTCAAGTCGCGCCGCGACCATGACCGCCATCACAATAACGATAAACTGAAATAATGCCCGTCAGGGCGGTAAGATATGGACATCGCGCTTCGCCCGCAGGTTATTTTCGACGGATTGCACTTTAAGCTCACGGGCAGCAAATCGGAGACGAATCGGTTGCTGCTGTTGCAGGCGCTGTTTCCGGGCATCCAACTTGACAATGCCTCAGATTCCGATGATTCGGCGGTAATGATCAAAGCACTTTCGCAAACGGCATCCACAATCGACGTGCATCATGCCGGCACCGCAATGCGTTTCCTTACGGCTTTTTTTGCTGCCAAAGAAGGCGCGACAGTTACCGTTACAGGATCTTCACGTATGCAGGAACGCCCGATCAGCATCCTGGTCGAAGCACTCAGGTCAATTGGCGCTGACATCACTTACCAATCAAACGAAGGCTTTCCGCCGTTGCTGATCAAAGGGAAGACACTCAGCGGCGGTGCGGTATCTATGCATGGAAATGTAAGCAGCCAGTATATTTCGGCCTTACTGCTCATTGCCCCGAAACTGGAACAGGGTATCACGATCAAATTGCACGGCGAGATCACTTCAATGCCTTATATTAAAATGACACTTGCCTTATTGGAGCGTATCGGGGTGAAAACCTCATTTACAGGTCATGTTATCCAAGTATTTCCGCATGCGGGAGAGTCTATTGCGGGAACCCTTGCCGTCGAATCGGACTGGTCTTCTGCTTCCTATTTTTATTCAATCATCGCGCTGGCATCGGCCGGGACTTCGGTATCGCTGTCTGCCTACAGGCAAAACAGCCTGCAGGGCGACGCGGCGCTCGCAGCAATTTACAGCCTGTTGGGTGTCGACACCATATATTCGGGTAACACCATCACGCTGCAAAAAAGGCAATCGGATTTGACACTGTTGCGCCTGAATCTCGCCGATACGCCAGACCTTGCCCAGACGATTGCCGTCAGCTGTTTCGGCCTCAGAATCCCTTGTGAACTCACCGGGCTGCATACCCTTAAGATAAAAGAAACGGACCGGTTGCAGGCACTGGAAAATGAACTCGGCAAATTGGGCGCAGCCGTTTCCGTCACCAGTGACAGCCTGAGTTTGAAAGCCGCCGAAATCCTACGGGACAATGTGATAATCAACACCTACAGCGACCACCGTATGGCGATGGCCTTTGCGCCACTGGCGGTAAAAGTTCCGATCACTATTCAAGATGCTGGGGTGGTTTCCAAGTCGTATCCGGGGTTTTGGGACGATCTGGAGCGGCTGGGTTTTCATGTCGCCCGATTGTAAAATGCAATGTTCACGGGCGTTCCGGCTTCATACGGTTTGCGGTTTACCACTTTGCAGCCAAATAAACGCCAAAAGACTTGACAACGCCTGTCCGGCAATCGTATATTTGCGGACTAAATAAAAAGCCCGAATGAAATTATCGCACTTCAACTTCAACTTACCCAAAGAGCTATTAGCAGAATTTCCAGCCGAAAACCGTGACGAATCCCGCCTGATGGTGGTGAACCGTAAAGATAAGACCATTGAGCATAAGATGTTTAAGGACATCATCGATTACTTTGATGAAGGGGATGTGATGATCCTGAACAATACCAAAGTTTTTCCGGCCCGCCTTTATGGCAATAAGGAGAAAACCGGTGCGCGCATCGAGGTATTTTTGCTGCGCGAACTCAATGCCGAGCAGCGTCTGTGGGACGTGCTGGTGGACCCTGCAAGAAAAATCCGTATCGGGAATAAGTTATATTTCGGTGACGATGATTCTCTCGTGGCTGAGGTTATTGACAATACCACGTCGAGAGGCCGTACCCTGCGTTTCCTTTATGACGGCTCTTATGAGGAATTCCGCAACAAGCTGACCGAACTTGGCGAAACCCCAATCCCGAAATACATCAACCGAGAGGTTGTTCCGGAAGATGCGGAGCGCTACCAGACCATTTACGCCAAGGAAGAAGGTGCCGTGGCAGCGCCTACAGCCGGCCTGCATTTTTCTAAGCATCTGCTGAAAAGGCTTGAAATTAAAGGCGTTAATTTTGCCGAAGTGACGCTTCACGTGGGCCTTGGCACATTTAACCCCGTGGAAGTAGAGGACCTGTCAAAACACAAAATGGACTCCGAAGAGTTGAAAATCACGCAGGAAGCCTGTGATATCGTCAACGAGGCGAAAGCCAACAGGAAGCGCGTGTGCGCCATCGGAACCACTTCAATGCGTGCCATTGAAAGTTCGGTTTCGTCAGCGAAAATGTTGAATCCTTACGACGGGTGGACCAATAAGTTCATTTTCCCGCCGCACGATTTCAGTATTGCCGATTGCATGGTGACCAATTTCCATACGCCAAAATCTACCTTACTAATGATGATTTCCGCATTTACAGGTCACGACCTGATGAAAAAAGCGTATGAAGAGGCGATAAAGGAGGAATATAAATTTTACTCTTACGGTGATGCGATGCTGATCCTGTAACATAAAAGTGAAGAAGAAAATATCCCGTTCGAAAGATCGGGATTTTTTTTGCCGTGCTGTTTTCAGGACAGCTGCCTGA
The nucleotide sequence above comes from Flavobacterium magnum. Encoded proteins:
- a CDS encoding 3-phosphoshikimate 1-carboxyvinyltransferase, with the translated sequence MDIALRPQVIFDGLHFKLTGSKSETNRLLLLQALFPGIQLDNASDSDDSAVMIKALSQTASTIDVHHAGTAMRFLTAFFAAKEGATVTVTGSSRMQERPISILVEALRSIGADITYQSNEGFPPLLIKGKTLSGGAVSMHGNVSSQYISALLLIAPKLEQGITIKLHGEITSMPYIKMTLALLERIGVKTSFTGHVIQVFPHAGESIAGTLAVESDWSSASYFYSIIALASAGTSVSLSAYRQNSLQGDAALAAIYSLLGVDTIYSGNTITLQKRQSDLTLLRLNLADTPDLAQTIAVSCFGLRIPCELTGLHTLKIKETDRLQALENELGKLGAAVSVTSDSLSLKAAEILRDNVIINTYSDHRMAMAFAPLAVKVPITIQDAGVVSKSYPGFWDDLERLGFHVARL
- a CDS encoding DUF3857 domain-containing protein, with product MRSGLVPFLLLLVALCNGQKSESAKVTIKDLEMRRHPADSTAAAAVLYNKGVTKFNYSAEKGFTAEHIFEMRIKIYKKEGLQYANYEVPYYIGYENLNPDVLNVTDAVTYNIVNGKVEKTKIGSEGKFTEKVNKNWKTVTITLPNVKVGSIIEFRYTLKSEDLMSFPTFVFQRDIPVDYVEYRTEIPVTYGYKPVIKGLFKGIEYKSAVESNSIGFRNATTTRTDYLEFNQVTTTYIGKSIAALRPEPLVDNVENYRSAIDHELEVIRERDERNNQDFSKTWEGVARKIYKRAEFGKQLERNDYFDGELRQLLNGVEGNDERVKAIFGYVKAKMNWNGEFGYLTDKGVQKAWVDRTGNSAELNFILTAMLNAAGVTAYPVLVSTVGHGIPVYPNQTGFNYVLTACNFNGKQTLLDACTRKAPPGILPLYALNWNGRLIARDGNSEEINMQPQASSKNNTSIVATLDDTGHLKGQVRVYKTDYEAFGYRQQFGGMNQDQYLERLENDLNKIAISHYSVENTEDLTEPIKEAFDFTSDGLAEIIGDRMYLSPSLFLQQPKNIFTGDERQLPVFFGYPKQSKIVVTLEIPKGYSVESIPLPMSVATPENVAAFRYEVKSLGNKIQVSISSEVNKMLVSQDFYPVLKDFFQKLTDKRNEKLVLKKL
- the queA gene encoding tRNA preQ1(34) S-adenosylmethionine ribosyltransferase-isomerase QueA, with product MKLSHFNFNLPKELLAEFPAENRDESRLMVVNRKDKTIEHKMFKDIIDYFDEGDVMILNNTKVFPARLYGNKEKTGARIEVFLLRELNAEQRLWDVLVDPARKIRIGNKLYFGDDDSLVAEVIDNTTSRGRTLRFLYDGSYEEFRNKLTELGETPIPKYINREVVPEDAERYQTIYAKEEGAVAAPTAGLHFSKHLLKRLEIKGVNFAEVTLHVGLGTFNPVEVEDLSKHKMDSEELKITQEACDIVNEAKANRKRVCAIGTTSMRAIESSVSSAKMLNPYDGWTNKFIFPPHDFSIADCMVTNFHTPKSTLLMMISAFTGHDLMKKAYEEAIKEEYKFYSYGDAMLIL
- a CDS encoding nucleotide pyrophosphohydrolase; this encodes MNLKNAQLDVDNWIKEHGVRYFNELTNMAQLTEEVGEVARIIARRYGEQSEKESDKNKDLGEELADVVFVVLCLANQTGIDLQAAFDKKMDLKSRRDHDRHHNNDKLK